In a genomic window of Myxococcota bacterium:
- a CDS encoding zinc-binding dehydrogenase: MRAALLEAPRKPLAIVDDLEIDAPGPGQVRVDVSHCSLCHSDLGFVDAEHDGGNFPIVLGHEAAGVVESVGVGVDPSELQPGDKVVLTPCPPCGTCYWCVRNEQALCRNSDNILTSTFSDGSTGLRRGDTVVYRGLGVAGLGSQVLTQSTGAVKIPADVPTEVACVIGCAVQTGVGAVLNTAQVEPGATVLVMGGGGIGLSILQGARIAGASRIIVSDPVAERREFAQRLGATHTLDPSEVDVITECHKLTNGIGVDYAFDAAGAAALVTTGMWASRKGGTIVLVGAVPPDQPVQVSPAALFAVQEKKLVGCLLGSCNSQRDVPRFLELWRAGKLDLPGMISSCRPIDAVNEAFDDLRHSRGVRHVLAF, encoded by the coding sequence GTGCGCGCTGCTCTGCTCGAAGCCCCTCGCAAACCGCTGGCCATCGTCGACGACCTCGAGATCGATGCCCCGGGTCCGGGCCAGGTTCGCGTCGACGTCTCGCATTGCAGTCTCTGCCACTCGGATCTCGGCTTCGTCGACGCCGAACACGACGGGGGCAACTTCCCCATCGTGCTGGGCCACGAAGCAGCCGGCGTGGTCGAGAGTGTCGGCGTCGGCGTCGACCCGAGCGAACTCCAGCCCGGCGACAAGGTGGTGCTCACCCCGTGCCCGCCCTGCGGCACTTGCTACTGGTGCGTGCGCAACGAGCAGGCCCTGTGTCGCAACTCGGACAACATCCTCACGAGCACCTTCAGCGACGGCAGCACCGGCCTGCGCCGCGGCGACACCGTCGTGTACCGCGGTCTCGGCGTCGCGGGGCTCGGGTCCCAGGTACTCACCCAGAGCACCGGCGCCGTGAAGATCCCCGCGGACGTCCCCACCGAGGTGGCCTGCGTGATCGGCTGCGCGGTGCAGACGGGCGTCGGGGCCGTCCTCAATACGGCCCAGGTCGAACCCGGTGCCACGGTCTTGGTAATGGGTGGCGGCGGCATCGGCCTCTCCATCCTCCAGGGCGCCCGGATCGCCGGCGCATCGCGGATCATCGTGTCAGACCCGGTGGCCGAGCGCCGCGAGTTCGCCCAGCGGCTCGGCGCCACCCACACCCTCGACCCCTCGGAAGTCGACGTGATCACCGAGTGTCACAAGCTCACGAACGGGATCGGGGTCGACTACGCCTTCGACGCAGCCGGTGCGGCAGCCCTCGTTACGACCGGGATGTGGGCCAGCCGCAAGGGCGGCACGATCGTGCTCGTCGGCGCGGTCCCCCCCGACCAACCCGTGCAGGTGTCTCCCGCCGCGCTCTTCGCGGTGCAGGAAAAGAAGCTCGTCGGCTGCCTGCTCGGCAGCTGCAACTCCCAGCGCGACGTGCCGCGTTTCCTCGAGCTCTGGCGCGCCGGCAAGCTCGACCTGCCGGGCATGATCAGCTCGTGCCGTCCGATCGACGCCGTGAACGAAGCCTTCGACGACCTGCGCCACAGCCGCGGCGTGCGGCACGTGCTGGCGTTCTAG
- a CDS encoding glutathione S-transferase family protein: MSDRYRLFSWEHSYFSGKTRAYLRYKERAGALGAGFEDILATPELIQGLLLPRSGSGAVPQLQTPDGSWVQDSSEIIDVCEERHPDTPVLPDTGAAPRQAVASALLELLADEWVVVPAFWERWYFSEDDRAPSHRGFNEQQWGAVLAPDATGAERRAAGAAFFETVFGISEARTAPRGVYAGLVQLGVDENTEPAWQASQHRLLERLERLFGEHDFLLGGRPSLGDFGLLGPLYPHLYRDAVSGFALRTHFPLVCEWVERTNGEGALNARRPGQKLYSLDETGALVARVATTDGGEWLADDALPERLAPVIAVFFEEMWPVLCDAADALTRFIAGPDHAAGSELPGKTFTATPGFEALQTGEGALTHAFELGGVAGRRMVIPYQIWMLQRLERVVARARAKPEGAASLDAWLAGFPRGHELLELDARLAGCRVRKEGARLFSVA; the protein is encoded by the coding sequence ATGAGCGATCGCTACCGCCTCTTCTCCTGGGAGCACAGCTACTTCTCGGGAAAGACCCGCGCTTATCTCCGCTACAAGGAGCGCGCCGGCGCGCTCGGTGCCGGCTTCGAAGACATCCTGGCCACGCCCGAGCTGATCCAAGGGCTCTTGTTGCCCCGTTCGGGCAGCGGTGCCGTGCCCCAGCTCCAGACGCCCGACGGAAGCTGGGTGCAGGATTCGAGCGAGATCATCGATGTCTGCGAGGAGCGGCATCCCGACACGCCCGTCCTGCCCGACACCGGCGCCGCACCGCGGCAGGCCGTGGCCAGTGCACTCCTCGAGCTCCTCGCCGACGAGTGGGTGGTGGTCCCGGCGTTCTGGGAACGCTGGTACTTCAGTGAGGACGACCGCGCACCCAGCCACCGCGGCTTCAACGAACAGCAGTGGGGTGCGGTGTTGGCCCCCGATGCGACGGGCGCGGAACGCCGCGCCGCAGGTGCGGCCTTCTTCGAAACCGTCTTCGGGATCTCGGAAGCGCGCACCGCGCCGCGCGGGGTCTACGCCGGGCTCGTGCAACTCGGCGTCGACGAGAACACGGAGCCCGCGTGGCAAGCCAGCCAGCACCGACTGCTCGAGCGTCTCGAACGCCTGTTCGGCGAACACGACTTCCTGCTCGGCGGACGACCGAGTCTGGGCGACTTCGGCCTGCTCGGACCGCTCTATCCCCACCTCTACCGCGACGCTGTCTCGGGCTTTGCCTTGCGCACCCACTTCCCGCTCGTTTGTGAGTGGGTGGAACGCACCAACGGCGAAGGCGCCCTCAACGCGCGGCGCCCGGGGCAGAAGCTCTACTCGCTCGACGAAACCGGTGCGCTCGTCGCCCGCGTCGCCACCACCGACGGGGGCGAGTGGCTCGCGGACGACGCGCTCCCCGAGCGGCTGGCGCCGGTGATCGCCGTCTTCTTCGAAGAGATGTGGCCGGTGCTGTGCGATGCCGCGGACGCGCTCACCCGGTTCATCGCGGGACCGGATCACGCGGCGGGGAGCGAGCTCCCCGGGAAGACCTTCACCGCGACGCCGGGCTTCGAAGCCCTGCAGACGGGGGAAGGGGCACTCACGCATGCCTTCGAGCTCGGGGGCGTGGCGGGGCGCCGCATGGTGATTCCCTACCAGATCTGGATGCTCCAGCGGCTCGAGCGCGTGGTCGCTCGGGCCCGGGCGAAGCCCGAGGGGGCGGCGTCCCTCGACGCCTGGCTCGCCGGCTTTCCCCGCGGCCACGAGCTGCTCGAACTCGACGCGCGGCTGGCCGGTTGCCGCGTACGCAAGGAAGGCGCTCGCCTCTTCTCGGTCGCCTGA
- a CDS encoding LLM class flavin-dependent oxidoreductase, producing the protein MRVGIILTAGTARGDLDLAVRAEAAGFDGVYTIEFFNRHGYVPLGAIAQATSRVRIGTGIANAFTRSPLLHASAAMDLDELSEGRMVLGLGSATRRMNEDWYDVRFSAPAPRMRELVELLRAAFAASDGVGFEWEGAHWQLKVPIYSRPGAVRSDIPIWIAAVNRGMIAAAGAVADGLVGHPIATRRWHREVTLPGLRKAEAAAGRDEGACRLAPYVLTSIQEDRALAIQDAKNQIGFYFTTGLYHTILDLHGMREVGEACRAALKKMDTKAMAEAIPDALVDEVAIACTPDEAVDRLTQWKDLTEDPLLYAPSVGVPRERLEQNHAATLDLFASAT; encoded by the coding sequence ATGCGCGTCGGCATCATTCTCACAGCGGGCACTGCCCGCGGCGATCTCGACCTCGCCGTGCGCGCCGAAGCGGCGGGCTTCGACGGCGTCTACACGATCGAGTTCTTCAACCGCCACGGCTACGTCCCCCTCGGAGCCATCGCCCAGGCCACCTCGCGGGTGCGGATCGGAACGGGTATCGCGAACGCCTTCACCCGCAGCCCGTTGCTCCACGCCAGCGCCGCGATGGATCTCGACGAGCTCTCCGAGGGTCGCATGGTGCTCGGCCTGGGCAGCGCGACGCGGCGCATGAACGAAGACTGGTACGACGTGCGCTTCTCGGCACCCGCGCCCCGGATGCGCGAGCTCGTCGAGCTATTGCGGGCCGCCTTCGCGGCCAGCGACGGCGTAGGCTTCGAATGGGAGGGCGCGCACTGGCAGCTCAAGGTGCCGATCTACTCGCGACCCGGCGCGGTGCGCAGTGACATCCCGATCTGGATCGCCGCCGTGAACCGCGGAATGATCGCGGCCGCTGGCGCCGTCGCCGACGGACTCGTCGGCCACCCCATCGCCACGCGTCGCTGGCATCGGGAAGTCACGCTCCCCGGCTTGCGCAAGGCCGAGGCCGCGGCGGGCCGCGACGAAGGCGCCTGTCGCCTCGCGCCCTACGTACTCACGTCGATTCAGGAAGACCGCGCCCTCGCAATCCAGGACGCGAAGAACCAGATCGGCTTCTACTTCACGACCGGCCTCTACCACACCATCCTCGACTTGCACGGCATGCGCGAAGTCGGCGAAGCCTGCCGCGCCGCGCTCAAGAAGATGGACACGAAGGCCATGGCGGAAGCCATCCCCGATGCGCTCGTCGACGAGGTCGCGATCGCCTGCACACCGGACGAAGCCGTCGACCGACTCACCCAGTGGAAGGACCTCACCGAGGATCCCCTGCTCTACGCGCCGAGCGTCGGTGTACCGCGGGAACGCCTCGAGCAGAACCACGCCGCGACCCTCGACCTGTTCGCGAGCGCCACGTGA
- a CDS encoding TRC40/GET3/ArsA family transport-energizing ATPase: protein MRVLLFAGKGGVGKTSLALATALAAAEHGHRCCVISTDAAHSLSDALARPVGPQPVEVAPKVVAQEVSTLAELDRSWEAIETWLRALLFQEDHLVAEELLVWPGLEEWVSLRAIHEAASTGAHDLCIVDCAPTAANLRLLRLPDVLRVLMGGLWDWKRRAARAMRPVAERLGAGNFVAPEHVFDAFEALTEQVEAVRQLLTDPERSQARLVVNPARVVVEETRRTFAYLSLYGVACDAVLVNRGLPAELSTPAFARQREREREQCAQIEAGFPLPIFEAPLRAEEPIGASALRELGLALYGTRDPASRFVDRPPVRFRSEADVHHLEIALGAVPDEEWDVWLRGEDLVVSVRDFERRIALPASMADLAIHATEWRDGVLDVSLGAAEA, encoded by the coding sequence GTGCGGGTCCTGCTGTTCGCGGGAAAGGGCGGGGTCGGGAAGACGAGCCTCGCGTTGGCGACGGCGTTGGCCGCAGCCGAGCACGGCCACCGCTGCTGCGTGATCTCCACCGACGCGGCCCACAGCCTCTCCGACGCGCTGGCCCGACCCGTCGGCCCCCAGCCCGTCGAAGTGGCGCCGAAGGTCGTGGCCCAGGAGGTCTCGACGCTCGCCGAACTCGACCGCTCCTGGGAAGCCATCGAGACCTGGCTGCGCGCCCTGCTCTTCCAGGAAGATCACCTCGTCGCCGAGGAGCTGCTCGTCTGGCCGGGACTCGAGGAGTGGGTCTCGCTACGCGCGATTCACGAAGCCGCGTCCACCGGCGCCCACGATCTCTGCATCGTCGACTGCGCTCCCACTGCGGCGAACCTCCGGCTGCTCCGACTACCCGACGTGCTGCGCGTGTTGATGGGAGGGCTGTGGGATTGGAAGCGCCGCGCCGCGCGCGCGATGCGCCCAGTCGCCGAGCGACTCGGGGCCGGCAACTTCGTCGCCCCCGAGCACGTCTTCGACGCCTTCGAAGCGCTGACCGAACAGGTCGAGGCGGTGCGGCAGCTGCTCACCGACCCCGAGCGGAGCCAGGCCCGGCTGGTCGTCAACCCGGCGCGGGTCGTCGTCGAGGAGACCCGCCGCACCTTTGCCTACCTGTCGCTGTACGGAGTGGCGTGCGACGCGGTGCTCGTGAACCGCGGACTGCCCGCCGAGCTGAGCACCCCCGCGTTCGCGCGCCAACGGGAGCGGGAGCGCGAGCAGTGCGCGCAGATCGAAGCGGGCTTCCCACTGCCGATCTTCGAAGCGCCACTCCGGGCGGAAGAGCCGATCGGAGCCTCTGCCCTCCGTGAGCTGGGCCTCGCCCTCTACGGCACGCGCGACCCCGCGTCCCGGTTCGTGGACCGGCCGCCGGTGCGCTTCCGCAGCGAGGCGGACGTGCACCACCTCGAGATCGCGCTGGGCGCCGTTCCCGACGAAGAGTGGGACGTGTGGCTGCGGGGGGAGGACCTGGTCGTAAGCGTGCGCGACTTCGAGCGCCGGATCGCCCTGCCCGCTTCGATGGCGGATCTCGCGATCCATGCGACCGAGTGGCGCGACGGCGTGCTCGACGTCTCCCTTGGAGCGGCGGAGGCATGA
- a CDS encoding putative ABC exporter domain-containing protein has product MHPLVWLVWRDSRSAARGWWQRWRTPRGVLATIGLFFFAGMIVLTSRGGPGVGGNLYVYGPSALMVLVVLGAFSPVGLYFRPPDVDWLFTAPLTRRDLVLYNIAERARVAVFSGLLLSLLPAWRGPSWVASFTGYTLVFLLLQISAQWIAVGRSWLGERVPVWLVRAGLTLIFLGPVVAAALELRASPDLQFRAFFLESKVLGFVTAPTQPFLGVIGASGGLDWLGHMVVAVGILAALVTHIVVLDVPYREAAVTQSERRQRRLSRMRSGGVFDTGPSTQRRVPMFPQLAGVGPVAWRQTQELARNPRGILLVLSVVALATSASLGIPWLRGGDPSLIVPLAFSGMFLATALPLLMGDNLACDFRRDFDRMDLLKSWPVPPLALAVGQLIPAVALATTIQAAGVLALVSLTGVLSFSWALVWLAVLPVVSWIALCIDNWVFLWLPYRTVPDDPGDVGFVGRTLGTAMVKFLGLALVLGAVLASGQLALVATQSPWAAIGVPIVSAGFACAAGAVAVAHAFTRFDVTRLR; this is encoded by the coding sequence GTGCATCCGCTCGTCTGGCTCGTCTGGCGCGACTCGCGCAGCGCGGCGCGGGGCTGGTGGCAGCGTTGGCGCACGCCGCGGGGGGTGCTGGCGACGATCGGCCTCTTCTTCTTCGCGGGGATGATCGTGCTGACCTCGCGAGGCGGCCCGGGGGTAGGCGGCAATCTCTACGTCTACGGTCCATCGGCACTCATGGTGCTCGTGGTGCTCGGCGCGTTCTCGCCGGTGGGTCTCTACTTCCGCCCGCCCGACGTCGACTGGCTCTTCACCGCGCCGCTCACCCGACGCGACCTCGTGCTCTACAACATCGCCGAGCGAGCGCGTGTCGCCGTGTTCTCGGGTTTGCTGCTCTCGCTCCTTCCCGCCTGGCGCGGCCCGAGCTGGGTCGCATCCTTTACGGGCTACACGCTCGTGTTTCTCTTGCTGCAGATCTCGGCCCAGTGGATCGCGGTCGGACGCTCATGGCTCGGCGAGCGCGTGCCGGTCTGGCTCGTGCGCGCGGGGCTCACGTTGATCTTCCTGGGCCCCGTCGTCGCGGCGGCGCTCGAGTTGCGCGCTTCGCCCGATCTGCAGTTTCGCGCGTTCTTCCTCGAATCGAAGGTGCTCGGCTTCGTCACGGCACCGACCCAACCCTTCCTGGGGGTGATCGGCGCGAGCGGAGGCCTCGATTGGCTCGGCCACATGGTGGTGGCCGTCGGCATCCTTGCGGCCCTCGTCACCCATATCGTCGTGCTCGACGTCCCCTACCGCGAAGCGGCGGTGACGCAGAGCGAGCGTCGCCAGCGTCGGCTCTCGCGCATGCGCAGTGGCGGGGTCTTCGACACGGGCCCGAGCACCCAACGCCGCGTGCCGATGTTCCCGCAGCTGGCGGGCGTGGGGCCCGTGGCCTGGCGGCAGACGCAAGAGTTGGCGCGCAACCCGCGCGGCATCTTGCTCGTCCTCTCGGTGGTGGCACTGGCGACGAGCGCGTCGCTGGGGATCCCGTGGTTGCGCGGCGGCGACCCGTCGCTGATCGTGCCGCTGGCGTTTTCCGGGATGTTCCTGGCCACGGCCCTGCCGCTCCTGATGGGCGACAACCTGGCCTGCGATTTCCGTCGGGACTTCGACCGGATGGATCTGTTGAAGAGCTGGCCCGTGCCGCCACTCGCCCTCGCGGTCGGGCAGCTGATACCGGCCGTGGCACTCGCAACGACGATTCAGGCCGCGGGGGTGCTGGCGCTGGTTTCCTTGACCGGCGTGTTGTCGTTCTCCTGGGCGCTGGTCTGGCTCGCCGTGCTTCCGGTCGTCAGCTGGATCGCCCTCTGCATCGACAACTGGGTGTTCCTCTGGCTCCCGTATCGAACCGTCCCCGACGACCCGGGCGACGTCGGCTTCGTGGGCCGCACCCTGGGCACGGCGATGGTGAAGTTCCTCGGGCTGGCACTCGTGCTCGGTGCGGTGCTGGCATCGGGCCAGCTGGCCCTCGTGGCGACGCAATCTCCTTGGGCCGCGATCGGTGTCCCGATCGTGTCCGCGGGCTTCGCCTGCGCCGCCGGCGCGGTTGCGGTCGCCCACGCCTTTACGCGCTTCGACGTGACGCGACTTCGCTAG
- a CDS encoding TRC40/GET3/ArsA family transport-energizing ATPase encodes MRLVLYTGKGGVGKTTTAAAAAALSAQRGCRTLVASADAAHSLGDVLEERLGPEPREVAPQLFALEIDARVESARHWGRVRDFLLRTFHHHGIEGAVAEELAMLPGVEELTTLFAVEAFAASGDYDQLILDCAPTDVALRLATLPDVARGMGRHVLRIAAALMGVAGPMAQRWLGAPVPDDGVFTETEALVYRKLAALQARITGPDTSVRLVVTPERLVIDEARRAYTELALFEVPCDAVVLNRLLPEEAAHEPLFRERWAAQSERAREIAAHFAPLPVLHGFLQPEEVTGRVALEAYAAALFEQHDPAARLCSAPRVRFEREGGDYWVRVPAPATDASRLDVARVADDLVITTPARRRALKLPRRYAGLALAAARIEDDMLHVRFARSEAGG; translated from the coding sequence GTGAGGCTCGTGCTGTATACCGGCAAGGGTGGTGTCGGTAAGACGACCACCGCGGCAGCGGCTGCTGCGCTCTCCGCGCAGCGCGGGTGCCGTACGTTGGTTGCGTCTGCCGACGCTGCGCACAGCCTCGGGGACGTCCTCGAAGAGCGGCTCGGACCCGAGCCCCGCGAAGTTGCGCCCCAGCTGTTCGCGCTCGAGATCGACGCGCGCGTCGAGAGCGCACGTCACTGGGGTCGCGTTCGCGACTTCCTGCTCCGCACGTTTCACCACCACGGCATCGAAGGCGCCGTGGCAGAAGAGCTCGCGATGCTGCCGGGCGTCGAAGAGCTCACGACGCTCTTCGCCGTCGAAGCCTTCGCCGCGAGCGGCGACTACGACCAGCTGATCCTCGACTGTGCCCCCACCGACGTGGCGTTGCGCCTGGCGACGCTGCCCGACGTCGCGCGTGGAATGGGCCGGCACGTGCTGCGGATCGCGGCAGCGTTGATGGGCGTCGCAGGCCCCATGGCGCAGCGCTGGCTCGGGGCGCCGGTCCCCGACGACGGGGTCTTCACCGAGACCGAGGCCCTCGTGTACCGCAAGCTGGCGGCGCTGCAGGCCAGGATCACCGGCCCGGACACCTCCGTGCGTCTGGTGGTCACGCCCGAGCGACTGGTGATCGATGAAGCCCGTCGGGCCTATACCGAGCTCGCGCTCTTCGAGGTGCCTTGCGATGCGGTCGTGTTGAATCGGCTGCTTCCCGAGGAGGCGGCACACGAGCCGCTGTTCCGCGAGCGTTGGGCAGCCCAGTCCGAGCGCGCGCGCGAGATCGCCGCCCATTTCGCACCGCTTCCGGTCCTCCACGGCTTCCTCCAGCCCGAGGAGGTCACCGGACGCGTGGCCCTGGAAGCCTACGCGGCCGCGCTCTTCGAGCAGCATGACCCGGCGGCCAGGCTGTGCTCGGCGCCGCGCGTGCGTTTCGAGCGCGAGGGTGGGGACTACTGGGTGCGCGTTCCGGCTCCCGCCACCGACGCGAGCCGTCTCGATGTCGCTCGCGTGGCCGACGATCTCGTGATCACGACGCCCGCGCGGCGCCGCGCGCTGAAGCTCCCGCGTCGTTACGCGGGCCTGGCGTTGGCGGCGGCACGCATCGAAGACGACATGCTCCACGTGCGCTTCGCGCGCAGCGAGGCCGGCGGCTAG
- the ccmA gene encoding heme ABC exporter ATP-binding protein CcmA: MLTVRNLVKRFEERTAVDDLSFTLRAGEILGLVGPNGAGKTTTLRCIAGIIRSESGQIEISGIDTAADPAEAKRRMALVPDEPNLFGRLSVWEHLELSARLYQVDGWEKRAGELLENLELDDRRDTLAESLSRGMRQKVAVASALLHTPRLLILDEPLVGLDPRGIRTLFETIRSHAHAGHAVVMSSHLLGQIEHHCSQFLILHQGKKLFHGAKAEIAAELPTLQDDASLEEIFFGATEAGVRV, encoded by the coding sequence ATGCTGACGGTGCGCAATCTGGTGAAGCGGTTCGAAGAGCGCACCGCCGTCGACGACCTGAGCTTCACCTTGCGCGCGGGCGAGATCCTCGGGCTGGTGGGCCCGAACGGTGCCGGCAAGACCACCACCCTGCGCTGCATCGCCGGGATCATCCGAAGTGAGTCGGGACAGATCGAGATCAGCGGTATCGACACCGCGGCCGATCCCGCTGAAGCGAAGCGCCGCATGGCCCTGGTCCCGGACGAGCCCAACCTCTTCGGTCGACTCAGCGTTTGGGAGCATCTCGAACTCTCGGCTCGGCTCTACCAGGTCGACGGCTGGGAGAAGCGGGCCGGCGAGTTGCTCGAGAACCTCGAGCTCGACGACCGGCGCGACACCCTGGCCGAGTCGCTGTCCCGTGGGATGCGCCAGAAAGTGGCGGTGGCGTCCGCGTTGCTCCACACGCCGCGCCTCTTGATCCTCGACGAGCCGCTCGTCGGGCTCGACCCGCGCGGGATTCGGACGCTCTTCGAGACGATTCGCTCCCATGCCCATGCCGGACATGCGGTGGTGATGAGCAGCCATTTGCTGGGCCAGATCGAACACCATTGCAGCCAGTTCCTGATTCTGCACCAGGGGAAGAAGCTGTTTCATGGGGCGAAGGCCGAGATCGCGGCCGAGCTCCCCACGCTGCAAGACGATGCATCGCTCGAAGAGATCTTCTTCGGTGCGACCGAAGCCGGCGTGCGCGTCTAG
- a CDS encoding PaaI family thioesterase, with product MSEEQDRFEEPYDVRKEEPGKWDQKRRLADAMRLVIERLVSSDAPEAELSRAADALEQYADNLATHPRLKYVHGYAESANAGDTSAFFDRSPMIGLANPLAPPVRLGRTGDTTAEGRVTFGSAYEGPPGHVHGGYVAAAFDEVLGFVQSLSGRPGMTGTLTVRYRKPTPLHTELRFEAEYLRAEGRKLFTEARVLADGVLCAEAEGIFVSMERERFAVLEAVRAEREAARDDSE from the coding sequence GTGAGCGAGGAGCAGGACCGGTTCGAGGAGCCGTACGACGTCCGCAAGGAAGAACCCGGCAAGTGGGACCAGAAGCGTCGGCTCGCCGACGCCATGCGTCTGGTGATCGAGCGGTTGGTCTCGAGCGACGCGCCCGAGGCCGAGCTGTCGCGCGCGGCCGACGCGCTGGAGCAGTACGCCGACAACCTCGCCACCCACCCACGCCTGAAGTATGTCCACGGCTACGCCGAGAGCGCGAACGCCGGGGACACCTCGGCCTTCTTCGACCGCAGCCCGATGATCGGCCTGGCGAACCCGCTGGCTCCACCCGTGCGCCTCGGACGCACCGGCGACACCACCGCCGAGGGACGCGTGACCTTCGGATCGGCCTACGAAGGCCCGCCCGGACACGTCCACGGCGGCTACGTCGCGGCAGCCTTCGACGAGGTACTGGGCTTCGTGCAATCGCTCTCGGGGCGCCCCGGGATGACGGGGACCCTGACGGTCCGCTATCGCAAACCCACACCGCTCCACACCGAGCTGCGCTTCGAGGCCGAGTACCTGCGCGCCGAAGGTCGGAAGCTCTTCACCGAAGCGCGCGTGCTCGCCGACGGGGTGCTGTGCGCCGAAGCCGAGGGCATCTTCGTCTCGATGGAACGCGAACGCTTCGCCGTGCTCGAAGCAGTGCGGGCCGAGCGCGAGGCGGCCCGGGACGACTCCGAGTGA
- a CDS encoding helical backbone metal receptor, whose amino-acid sequence MRPASEAQRIVSLVPSLSEALFALGLGARVVGVTDWCVHPAEAVAALPKVGGTKNPDLARIRELSPDLVIANREENRERDVERLREAGLPVWVTYPRTVEQAIGLLEEIAGLGAPEASGNTVLARVRDAFQARRALQVPNPTRVFCPIWKRPWMAVGSDTYADDLLGVCGGVNVFAARTERRYPIVEESEIVASQPEVILLPDEPYAFGLADASELARLDIPAAQEGRIHCLDGTLVSWYGPRIAEALDQIGALLHPPA is encoded by the coding sequence ATGAGGCCCGCGTCCGAGGCGCAGCGCATCGTCTCTCTCGTTCCCAGTCTCAGCGAAGCCCTGTTCGCGCTCGGGCTCGGGGCGCGGGTCGTCGGGGTGACCGATTGGTGTGTGCACCCGGCGGAAGCGGTGGCTGCACTCCCCAAGGTGGGCGGCACGAAGAATCCGGATCTCGCACGGATCCGGGAGCTCTCACCGGATCTGGTGATTGCCAACCGCGAGGAGAACCGCGAGCGCGATGTCGAACGACTGCGGGAAGCGGGGCTTCCCGTCTGGGTGACCTACCCGCGCACAGTGGAGCAGGCGATCGGGCTCCTCGAGGAGATCGCGGGGTTGGGCGCGCCCGAGGCTTCGGGGAACACGGTACTCGCCCGGGTGCGAGACGCCTTCCAGGCGCGGCGCGCCCTGCAGGTGCCAAATCCCACGCGCGTGTTCTGTCCGATCTGGAAGCGTCCGTGGATGGCGGTCGGCAGCGACACGTACGCCGACGATCTGCTCGGGGTCTGCGGCGGTGTGAACGTCTTCGCGGCAAGGACCGAGCGCCGCTACCCGATCGTCGAAGAGTCGGAGATCGTCGCGAGCCAACCCGAGGTGATCCTTCTGCCCGATGAGCCGTACGCCTTCGGGTTGGCCGATGCCAGCGAGCTCGCCCGGCTCGACATCCCGGCGGCGCAGGAGGGTCGCATCCACTGCCTGGATGGGACGCTCGTGTCCTGGTACGGGCCGCGCATCGCCGAGGCACTCGATCAGATCGGGGCGCTGCTGCATCCGCCGGCCTGA
- a CDS encoding DUF3500 domain-containing protein, whose translation MRRRALWLGIVLAGAFGAVALADTEADTLGHRAAAWLASLDSDQRRAARYEWEDDERFDLRLAPIGLEGVRRRDLDDSQWRGLRHVLAGALSEQGLAKVETIMSLEREVRRRDRESLLGGWFGGFIHGEDLYYTSVYGEPDAGTPWGLRFDGHHVSLNWTVDASGRVSTTPFFLGGEPREVPADWERAGLRVLADEEDRGGAVLAALTAEQRAASELPFTLASGIAGNDRAHFLGEGARVDASEPAGVAYAGLGPAAQAAVDALLEAYLANFAAPLATQHRAAVDAGGRGRLHFAWSGSLAPGAPGYYRLQGPDLLIEFDNTMEAADHVHLVVRRFDGDFGRDLLAEHHARHHTPHRSARADHEGLAR comes from the coding sequence GTGAGGCGCCGCGCTCTCTGGCTCGGCATCGTCCTGGCGGGAGCATTCGGCGCGGTCGCACTCGCCGACACCGAAGCCGACACGCTGGGCCACCGCGCCGCGGCTTGGCTCGCGAGCCTCGACAGCGACCAACGCCGCGCCGCCCGCTACGAGTGGGAAGACGACGAACGCTTCGACCTGCGGCTCGCGCCGATCGGCCTCGAGGGTGTCCGACGCCGAGATCTGGACGATTCCCAGTGGCGCGGGCTGCGCCACGTGCTCGCCGGCGCGCTGAGCGAGCAGGGCCTCGCAAAGGTCGAGACGATCATGAGCCTCGAGCGCGAGGTGCGTCGCCGCGATCGCGAATCCCTCCTCGGCGGCTGGTTCGGGGGCTTCATTCACGGCGAGGACCTCTACTACACGTCGGTCTATGGGGAACCCGACGCCGGGACGCCCTGGGGCCTGCGTTTCGACGGCCACCACGTCTCGCTCAATTGGACCGTCGATGCATCGGGGCGCGTCTCGACGACACCCTTCTTCCTCGGCGGAGAGCCCCGGGAAGTGCCCGCCGACTGGGAACGCGCGGGCTTGCGCGTGCTGGCCGACGAGGAGGATCGCGGCGGCGCCGTGCTGGCAGCGCTCACGGCGGAACAGCGGGCGGCTTCCGAGCTTCCCTTCACCCTCGCCAGTGGCATTGCCGGCAACGACCGCGCCCACTTCCTCGGAGAGGGCGCCCGCGTCGACGCTTCCGAACCCGCCGGCGTGGCCTACGCGGGGCTCGGCCCCGCGGCCCAGGCGGCCGTCGATGCGCTGCTCGAGGCCTACCTCGCAAACTTCGCCGCACCGCTTGCGACGCAGCATCGTGCGGCCGTCGACGCCGGCGGACGCGGACGGCTGCACTTCGCGTGGTCGGGGAGCCTCGCGCCGGGCGCGCCGGGCTACTACCGGCTGCAGGGCCCGGACCTCCTGATCGAGTTCGACAACACGATGGAAGCCGCCGATCACGTGCACCTGGTGGTGCGCCGCTTCGACGGCGACTTCGGACGCGATCTCCTCGCCGAGCACCACGCGCGACATCACACGCCCCACCGAAGCGCGCGGGCCGACCACGAGGGCCTCGCCCGATGA